TGTGCTAGGAGTGACTCGGCAGGTTCTGCCACGTAAAACAGTCGACGGTCCTGATTCTGTTTCAATAAGTCTATATAGGTTGTGGAAAGCATGGTGTATTGAGTGAACGGATTCAGGTCTGTGGGAGTGTTGCTCCACGGATAACAATATCCTTTGGAGGTATTGTATGTTATGGCAAAATTATCGTTAAAGTCTCTCATTAACGGACGTTGTGCCACTTCCTTGAATTTGGCAATGACGTTTAAGTCGTTGTCGGAGGTTTTTTTATACAGGTTAATCAATACATACAACTCAAAGCTATTAACTAGACGACGCCACTTTTCGACATTGCCTTTGTAAATAAAATCGCCCGATATGTCAGTTCCTTTGGAGAACAAGTCGTTGGCCTGATCCAACTCATTTAGGATTCCTTTGAATACATCTTTTTGAGTATCGTATTTGGGTTTGATAATTCCTTCATTGCCCTGGATAGCCTCTGAATACGGAATATCTCCTACTGACATGGTGAGATGAAAAAACTGCCAGGCACGGATAAAATGGCCCAATGCTTCGTATGAATTTGCTAATTCCGGGCTTAGTTTTTTAGCATATTCAATCATGGGATTTACATTCTTTAGGACGGTCAACCTGCTGGAAAAATTTGCCCTTCCCATATAGTTGTATTGTGTACCTTCTTTCCTTTCGGTAAAAAGTAAGTATTTGGCTTGCTGATAAGGTTCCGTAAATCCTTTTGTGGTAGACGTAGCGGACGACGTCACTGTTGTTATCAGATTGGTGGCCAGCCAGGGTGCAGATGCTACTGAAGGTTGGTCGGGATTTGTATTAATTGTTTCAAAATTACTGCAACTGCCGATGAAAACTGCAACCAACAAAGTAGCTGTTATTTTGAATAGTTTTGCATTCATAATTATAAAGTTTATTTGATTAATTAAAAGCCAATTTTAAGATCAAAACCGATCATACGCTGTGAGGGGGCATTCATGTCTTCTGAACCTACATCCGGATCGGAATATTTAAAATCCTTAGTCCAGAGAAGCAAATTTTGTCCGGTAAGCGCTATAGAAGCTTGATTGAGAAAGGTCTTGCCAAGTAATTTTTTGGGAAAACTGTAAGCAATAGATACTTCCCTTAACTTAATGAACGTTTGGTTGCGAATACGTTCTTCCCAGGAATTACCCCACAACCTCATATATTCCTGGTAGCTCACCGGAATGTCGTTGGAGGCATACTGCCGTGTATCTTCAATAATATTGCCATCGGTATCATATTTTGCTGTGCCGCTGATGACTTTTACCCCTTTCCCTATGTATTTTTTCCCGTTTACCACTTCATCGTAACGGTCTTGGGTGTCTGTTTCCGGAGCCGATCCAGTATCAAACATCTTGCCATATATGTAATTATCCATTAACCCCCCTATGCGGCCATCCAAACTAATACCCATAGTTAAATTCCGCCAGGTGAAATTATTGATAAAGCCAAAGGTAAAGTTGGGATCTCTGTATCCGTACAGTTGTCTGTAGTTGTTTAACCACACGTTTCCATCAGCACTGTGGATCATATTGCCTTCAGGATCTCTGAGCACCTTTTCTGTTTGTGCGTAATAGTCCAGTCTTTTGCCGGATTTGGTCCACTGGTCTTTCTGCGAGTATACCGGATCGATATCCACATAGTACCTGTGTTGATTTGAATAGTTAATCATGGAGTTCCATTCGAACTCCTTGTTTTTTATGATGCTGCCCGATACCGTAATTTCAACACCTCGCCTGGCATAGGTTTCTTCAGTATTAATCAGTGTGCTGTTAAAACCGGAAGATGGAGCAATGTCTTGTTTAATTTGCCTGTTATAATAAAGTTTATCGAAATAGGCAATGTCCAGGTATAGTCTTTTGCCAAAGAAGTACGCGGCCGTACCGGTCTCCCAGGTGCGGGTTTCCGAAGGGAGAAGATCGGTTCCTTTTAAATTGGCGGCAAGCGAAGCTCCGATATATCCCCATGAATTGTATGTACTGTAAGGCAGGTTGTTTTCGTATACCCCCAGTGGAGATTTGGCAATTGTCCATGATCCCCTGATTTTCCACATGCTGAGCCATGAAGGTGCCTGAAAAAATTCAGACAATACAACGCTTCCTACAACGGAAGGATAGAAATAGGACATCTCTTCTTTCGGCTGTGTTGAACTCCAGTCATTTCTTCCTGTTAAGTCTACATAAATTGCATTGTTCCATGCCAGTGATAACTTTCCGTATATACTGTTTACTTCGCGTGCATATGTGCCTACAATATTTTCTATGGAATTAACACCTGCAGCCGTGGAGGGTACAGCATTGGCCAATGAGTACCATCCGGGTACCGCCAGTCCATTTGCCGTCCTGGCTCCCTGATACCTGTCCTGGTAGTAGTACAGGCTTCCTCCGGTCAATAAATCAAAATCAAATTTTCCGAAAGATTTGTTATATGTAAGCATTAAGTCGCTATTAATACTGTGTCCCCACCTTTGGTTCATACCGTACATGCCTTTCCCGTTCCAGCCCCAATAATTGCCGCTGACGGATGGGCCTCTGGTGGAATATATGCCGGCAGGATTTCTTAATTTATCTTCATTCTTATAGAAATCATATCCGTTCCGGAAAATAACTTTTAAATTATCCAGGATATTGTAGTTCACGGTAAGGCTTGCGTTTAACTTATTCTCTTCAACTCCCAGCAGTTTCTCATAGGCAATCAAATAAGGATTATCGTACCATGCGTTATAAAGCCAGTTTTGTTTTTCATTGGGCGTAACCCAATAATCCCTGTATTGACGAATGTCATAATCGGGTCCTGTCCACATCAATATCTGGTAAATGTATCCTTGATTACCATATCCACCTCCCCAAATCTGGGGAGCCGTTGAACGCATATAGCCCATCTGGCTTTCTACCAGTAATTTATCTCCCAATTTTATTTCACCGCTAAGTGAATAATTGAATTTGTTGAGTGTTTGGTTGGGATATTGCCCTTTGTTATACACATAGTTAAGTCCTGTTCTAAAATAACCGTTTTCCCCGGTTTGTGTTACATTAATGCTGTTGTTTGTTATCAATCCGGGCTCCAGAAAATTGCGAAAATTATTTTTCCCGCTCGAAACCAGTGGCATCACTTCGTTTTGTTTGGTAGTCGGATTCCATTGAAGAGCTGTATTGCCTATATCAAGTTTAGGTCCCCAGACATAATCGTCGGCCAATTCTCCATTCAAACCATGGCCGTATGAGGTTTGTGCCTTAGGTATGGCTACCCAACCGGCCCTGAACATCGTATTGCTGTTGACATCAATAGACAACCCTTTGTTTGCTCCACGCTTTGTGGTTATCATAATTGCTCCTGCCGAGCCTCTCGCACCGTACAATGCGGCAGCCGTGGCCCCTTTCAGAGTGGTTATATTTTCAATTTCGTCGGCCGGTATGTCACGAAGCGACATGTTCCCGTAGGGCACGCCATTGATAACTAAAAGCGGAGATTCCCCACGCATCTCTATTCCCGATGTTCCATTAAATTCAGTTGAGTTCTTAATTACAAGTCCGGCAACTTTTCCGGTCAGTGAAGCTGTCATATCTACCCCTTTGATGGTTTGCAAGGAGTTTCCGGAGACATTTTGCACGGCATAACCCAGTGATTTTTCTTCCCGCTTTATTCCCAAAGCCGTAACCACAACTTCTTCCAGTAATTTGTTGTCTTCCTGTAAAACAATATTGGAGAGTTGGGGGCTTGTGGCAGAAAGTTCCTGTGAAATATAACCGATGAACGATACGGAAATCACATCGGAATCGGAAACACCTTCAATAATGTAGTTTCCGTTATAATCCGTTGCAGTTCCTTTTGTAGTCCCTGCCACGGTTAAGGTGGCTCCGATAATGGGTTCTCCCGTTGCATCCGTAACTTTCCCCTTAATGGTTTTTCCTTGTTGGACCT
This portion of the Petrimonas sulfuriphila genome encodes:
- a CDS encoding SusC/RagA family TonB-linked outer membrane protein; amino-acid sequence: MKVTRLFALMFVLLISSVTSAQPLTKVFSNETLKNVLKEIENQTGLSVIYRNSDLNESKRITASFDDASLSEVMNAILDGNLQYSIQNNILVISRKETTPVTEVEKVQQGKTIKGKVTDATGEPIIGATLTVAGTTKGTATDYNGNYIIEGVSDSDVISVSFIGYISQELSATSPQLSNIVLQEDNKLLEEVVVTALGIKREEKSLGYAVQNVSGNSLQTIKGVDMTASLTGKVAGLVIKNSTEFNGTSGIEMRGESPLLVINGVPYGNMSLRDIPADEIENITTLKGATAAALYGARGSAGAIMITTKRGANKGLSIDVNSNTMFRAGWVAIPKAQTSYGHGLNGELADDYVWGPKLDIGNTALQWNPTTKQNEVMPLVSSGKNNFRNFLEPGLITNNSINVTQTGENGYFRTGLNYVYNKGQYPNQTLNKFNYSLSGEIKLGDKLLVESQMGYMRSTAPQIWGGGYGNQGYIYQILMWTGPDYDIRQYRDYWVTPNEKQNWLYNAWYDNPYLIAYEKLLGVEENKLNASLTVNYNILDNLKVIFRNGYDFYKNEDKLRNPAGIYSTRGPSVSGNYWGWNGKGMYGMNQRWGHSINSDLMLTYNKSFGKFDFDLLTGGSLYYYQDRYQGARTANGLAVPGWYSLANAVPSTAAGVNSIENIVGTYAREVNSIYGKLSLAWNNAIYVDLTGRNDWSSTQPKEEMSYFYPSVVGSVVLSEFFQAPSWLSMWKIRGSWTIAKSPLGVYENNLPYSTYNSWGYIGASLAANLKGTDLLPSETRTWETGTAAYFFGKRLYLDIAYFDKLYYNRQIKQDIAPSSGFNSTLINTEETYARRGVEITVSGSIIKNKEFEWNSMINYSNQHRYYVDIDPVYSQKDQWTKSGKRLDYYAQTEKVLRDPEGNMIHSADGNVWLNNYRQLYGYRDPNFTFGFINNFTWRNLTMGISLDGRIGGLMDNYIYGKMFDTGSAPETDTQDRYDEVVNGKKYIGKGVKVISGTAKYDTDGNIIEDTRQYASNDIPVSYQEYMRLWGNSWEERIRNQTFIKLREVSIAYSFPKKLLGKTFLNQASIALTGQNLLLWTKDFKYSDPDVGSEDMNAPSQRMIGFDLKIGF
- a CDS encoding SusD/RagB family nutrient-binding outer membrane lipoprotein; translation: MNAKLFKITATLLVAVFIGSCSNFETINTNPDQPSVASAPWLATNLITTVTSSATSTTKGFTEPYQQAKYLLFTERKEGTQYNYMGRANFSSRLTVLKNVNPMIEYAKKLSPELANSYEALGHFIRAWQFFHLTMSVGDIPYSEAIQGNEGIIKPKYDTQKDVFKGILNELDQANDLFSKGTDISGDFIYKGNVEKWRRLVNSFELYVLINLYKKTSDNDLNVIAKFKEVAQRPLMRDFNDNFAITYNTSKGYCYPWSNTPTDLNPFTQYTMLSTTYIDLLKQNQDRRLFYVAEPAESLLAQGKIASNFDAYIGVEPSDEYNSTIDKKNMNEYSDLNKRYVESATAEPVGLLCHWDLEFILAEAAVRGWIDSDAQTHYANGIRSSMRFYAHYVPDNYTHNVSMDDPYIASYPASVALAGNTENKIKQIISQKYMAGFFHNGYLAWFEFRRTGYPEFVLNPNSNMNPTDNTKFPTRWQYPQNEINYNTDNLNEAVQRQYNGSDDFNGIMWILKE